In the Kribbella sp. NBC_00482 genome, one interval contains:
- a CDS encoding TIGR03084 family metal-binding protein, translating to MQLDEVLADLWAESAELDRLVGGLAAGEWSTPTPAEGWTIAHQIAHLAWTDEATQLAATDPEAFKESLQTAAGSPTTYVDDGAEETAALPPDQLLTYWRETRAEVAEALKKVPAGEKVLWYGPPMSPTSMATARLMETWAHGQDVFDALGVQRQPSNRLRHVAHLAVRTRDFAYLLNNRKPPTEPFRVELTGPDGDAWTWGPEDAAQGVSAPALDFCLLATQRRHRDDLAVRAEGADAEEWMGIIQAFAGLPGKGRQAGQHD from the coding sequence GTGCAACTGGACGAAGTGCTGGCGGACCTGTGGGCCGAGAGTGCGGAGCTGGATCGGCTGGTCGGTGGGTTGGCCGCTGGGGAGTGGTCGACGCCGACGCCGGCCGAGGGCTGGACGATCGCACACCAGATCGCCCACCTGGCCTGGACCGACGAGGCCACGCAGCTGGCCGCGACCGATCCCGAGGCGTTCAAGGAGTCTTTGCAGACAGCGGCCGGGAGTCCGACGACGTACGTCGACGACGGTGCCGAGGAGACTGCCGCACTGCCGCCGGACCAGTTGCTGACGTACTGGCGGGAGACCCGGGCCGAGGTCGCCGAGGCGCTGAAGAAGGTGCCGGCCGGCGAGAAGGTGCTGTGGTACGGACCGCCGATGAGCCCGACGTCGATGGCGACCGCGCGACTGATGGAGACCTGGGCGCACGGGCAGGACGTGTTCGACGCCCTCGGCGTACAGCGACAGCCGAGCAACCGGCTGCGGCACGTCGCCCACCTCGCGGTCCGCACGCGCGACTTCGCGTACCTGCTCAACAACCGCAAGCCGCCCACCGAACCGTTCCGCGTCGAGCTCACCGGACCGGACGGCGATGCATGGACCTGGGGTCCGGAGGATGCCGCGCAGGGGGTGAGTGCGCCGGCACTCGACTTCTGTCTGCTCGCGACGCAACGCCGGCATCGGGACGACCTGGCCGTGCGGGCCGAGGGAGCCGACGCCGAGGAGTGGATGGGGATCATCCAGGCGTTCGCCGGTCTGCCCGGGAAGGGTCGTCAGGCAGGACAACATGACTGA
- a CDS encoding N-acetylglucosamine kinase, which yields MTRIAIDGGQSALRLRVLPSRRTGNGPGYTHGPDAVSNLLDAIRAAASEAELTGPVDVVALGLTGYPQAHGAAERFAAEVGEVLNADEVRLSQDMVTAHAGALPDGYGVVVAAGTGLVCLAVDRDGTWRKLDGHGYLFGDAGSAFAIGRAGLVAVQRARDGRGPVTKLADTALDPVALYRSSTLVDDVARFAPEVLRCAAEGDPVALELLVQAAGDIAETIGAAVDQLAGEGPVPVACVGGLFDGAGEQLLTPVRDALPSRAKLTPAAGNSLDGAERLATGPAGTYADLIITHRRARPR from the coding sequence ATGACCCGCATCGCCATCGACGGCGGCCAGTCGGCTCTCCGTCTCCGTGTCCTCCCGTCCCGACGTACCGGCAACGGCCCGGGCTACACGCACGGACCGGACGCCGTCTCCAACCTTCTCGACGCGATTCGCGCTGCCGCGTCCGAGGCCGAGCTGACCGGTCCGGTCGACGTCGTTGCTCTCGGCCTCACCGGCTACCCCCAGGCGCACGGCGCCGCGGAACGGTTCGCGGCTGAGGTCGGTGAGGTGCTGAACGCCGACGAAGTACGTCTCTCCCAGGACATGGTCACGGCGCACGCCGGCGCGTTGCCGGACGGGTACGGCGTCGTTGTTGCCGCGGGCACTGGGCTCGTGTGTCTCGCAGTGGATCGCGACGGCACGTGGCGCAAGCTCGACGGGCACGGGTATCTGTTCGGCGACGCCGGTAGTGCCTTTGCGATCGGCCGCGCCGGACTGGTCGCCGTACAGCGTGCTCGGGACGGCCGTGGTCCGGTGACGAAGCTCGCGGACACGGCGCTCGATCCCGTTGCGCTGTACCGGTCGTCCACGCTGGTCGACGACGTGGCCCGCTTCGCACCCGAAGTACTGCGGTGTGCGGCCGAAGGCGATCCGGTCGCGCTCGAGCTCCTGGTTCAGGCGGCCGGCGACATCGCCGAGACGATCGGCGCCGCAGTCGACCAACTGGCCGGTGAGGGGCCCGTCCCGGTCGCGTGTGTCGGCGGCCTCTTCGACGGTGCCGGTGAGCAGTTGCTGACTCCTGTCCGCGACGCGCTGCCGTCGCGGGCCAAGCTGACGCCGGCGGCGGGCAACTCGCTCGACGGCGCGGAACGCCTCGCCACTGGACCAGCCGGAACGTATGCCGATCTGATCATCACGCACCGT